The window GGAGAATGACATGTAAGAGCCTGTGTATAGATGCTTACCTGTGAGCTGTGACTCACCCAGGTAGGTGAAGGTGGCTGCAGCATCCCTACACTTCAttgcctctgctctcctctcctttcagcCAACACCTTCTCTCCCCACTCCCCATTTTATTTCTCCCCACTCAGCTTCTACAGGACAAACTCACTCTTGTGTCACACATTGCCATACAGCAAAAGTCAGCTGTGACCAATATAGTATGAATCCTATGTGGAACAGGTGAAGCAAAGCTACAGCTGGAGATGGAGACAGGGCAAAACCACACCTCCATCTGCTCGTGTATCCAGCCCAGGAAGGAGGTAGTTCGGCTGTAGACACCAGGCTTGTTCGCTTCTGCACAGCCCACTCCAAAGCTGGTGGTTCCCACCAACTTCCAGATACTCATATCTTCACATGCCAAAGGGCCGCCACTGTCTCCCTGGAGGACAAAGAATTAAGACAAATATCAGCACCTCAGACACTTATATGAAAACTTGTGCACCTCATGCCTTGGTTTCATCTTGTCCCTTGTGTGATTGTAACTGGGTAACTCTGGTAACTTTGCCCCTCATTCATGAATAGCTAGGTGAGCCTGCATTACTGTGTGGGGCTGAGTTATTGGCAACCCACTGATACTCAAATCCttttctccatctccctgcctCTACATTTTCCAAAGTTCCACACTTCTTATCTTCTCATGTATGCTTTGGCTGCTTTTCACTATGGGGTTTCTGCACTTTGCAGAtctccagagctgctcacagTGCAATTCATTGCAGTGTAGAGGCCATGGTCAGGGCAAGGAAGGGATGGTACAACACTGTAGCACatgcaagaaattaaaaaatgtcttAAGTAAATTTGGCTTCAGAAGTAGCAGATATGGTCCacagaagaaaggtaaagagggAACTGTAGTGCATGAATATGTGCACAGTCAGTGGCTTGTGTTCATGGCGAACAGAGTAAATGGTACAAGAACAAATATTTGACCAAGAAAAGCCTGGGAGTGCCTTCTGATAGCTTATCACTCATGTTTTTCCATCGTTGCTGTTAATGAGCACACGTGCAGTTTGGAAACTTCCATACCTGGCAGGTGTCCACCCCTCCCTTTAGGAAACCGGCACAAAGCATTGAAGAGGTTATGATCCCACCATAGACATCCCTGTGATTGCAAATTCTATTAGAAATCAAGGGAACACCTGCGTAATTCATGGTTTCGGATGTGTCACCTgttcaaaaacagaacaaaaccaaaaacaaacaaacaaggaaaaacactCTATCCTTGAAAGTAATCTTTAATCAAAACCAGAAGATGCTCTACAATATGAAGAACTGGCAAGCAAGAGTGAGAGAAATATAGTTATAATGACAACACAATGAAAGTCTCATCACGTATGTAATCTGGTAACTACTGACTGCATAGAGCTGGGCATTATCATAGTGTGTAATAAATAATGGTGAGCTATATGTTTCTACTTCAACTGTGAGCTTGAAAGCTATTTGGACACTGTCTTCTAATTCTAGAGCAcagatttgttttgaatttaGTCCCTGTTCTGTTCATCAACAAATCACCTGCAAACATCTGTTCTATTTTACAAGTATTCATCAGAGTCTCAGTGAATCATTTCCACAAATAGGAGCACTTGCACACTCTCCTTCCAATTTAGATATCATCTTTTTATGTGGTAAatgttgctttctctttttcctcgCCTTTTGCTATTATCTATTATTGTGTTCTCTGAACAACGGGAACATTTTAAATGAGACAAATCAAGAATGAATAAAGAACAATGACCTGAGCATTCAGGCACTCTGAAGTGAAAGTGAGTCACTACATATTATTGACTGACATAACCCACGAGtcatgctaaaaataaaatagtccCTTTTGTTTGTAACATAATTCACAAATCTAATTTCTTTATCATCCAACTCGCTTGAAAATATATACATGCtctctcttggaaaaaaaaaaaaaaaaaaaaaagaatgtttgattcttgcatttctgctctgcttcgTGTGCTTGAAGTTATAAAAAACATGAGAGGATGGATGGAGCACCATCTCTGCACCTACATGTGGTTCTCATTCTTTCCATTGAGTGTTCCCGTTCATTCCTTGTGTTAAGAGTGAGTACAGCACTTCTGTCTCATATTCCCCCCTGCAAAAGACTGAACTCCCTTTCCACGGTTACCATAAAATTTAGGAATATGTCATCTTCTTCCCCCCAGATATCCTAGACAATTTAATGTTGATCAATTGCTCCAGCCAAATCCTATATTTCCTCTGTGTGAGATATTTTCATGTACTGTAACTGACAGCAGGCATTTAAAATACCTCCTTCAACAGTTGCTCCCCATCCTGATACCcaacacatttttccttctgggaACTGTTCACCAAAATTAGGCAGACAAATTGGCTCTATGTgacctattaaaaaaaagaaagaaagaaagaaagaaaaaagcaaagagagagagaacgagagaaaagagagaatcaTTTTCAAGATTTGACACAAGGTATATGCTTGCATAAATCTTTCAGGACATGGCATGCAATGAAGTTTCTAAGAAAACTATCCACTCGCCACATAAGGAAACTCAgtagttcatagaatcatagaatcatagaatcatagaatcatagaatcatagaatcatagaatcatagaatcatagaatcatagaatcatagaatcatagaatcacagaatcatagaaccattaaggttggaaaagacctctaagaccactgagtccaaccatcagcccatccccaccatgcccactgcccacgtccctcagtgccacatccacacggctcttgaacacctccagggacggtgacttcaccacctccctgggcagcctgtgccactgcctcaccgctcttgctgagaagaaatttttcctaatatcctacTTTCTATAAGTCTTTTGTCTTATGGCCAGATATTTATAGCGGGCTTAATTTACATCAAGAAGGAAGTAATAAAAGATGTGTTGGGTTGTCAGTAAAGTGATGAATGTGTAAATAAGAAATACACCTCGTACTCAGCTGATGGGTACAATTGAGACCCCATGGCATGCTGCTCTGCCAGAGAAAGGGCCATGGTTAGCTATAACATGACTGGTATAGTACCTTGTGATGGGTTTTGTGCAGTGGCATGTGAAAACAGCTGTAAGCATGCATTACTGCAGTCCTCTGAAAGGGCAGCACAATGTCTGGGGTACTCTTTGTTTCCCATCCATGGACTCATAGACCTAGAGTACCTCTGTGCTCTGGGGCACTGAATGCTATGCAATACAGTCAGTGTTTGATGCTCACGGGGATGAACTACAAGCTATCAAGGTGGCCTAGCACTGCACAAAGGGAAGGAAGATATGATGCTACAGTGGGTAATTCCTAGCAGTACATTTCTCCACTATGCAATGACTCCAGCTAAAAGCATCAAGCCTCCAAAGCTCCCCAGGTGGCCCCTTGTCCACAGTTCAGATTCAGAGCTTTTCCTGTTCTTGGCAGCCTCACAAACTTGATcctgagcaaaagaaaacagcagtggcagaaatttcaaacagaaaaaattcaAGCTGAATTTTTATCTAAACTGGAAGTTGGAAAGATTTAATagaatagaaccatagaatcacagaatgtcttgggttggaagggatcttaaaggtcatctagttacactcctcctgctgtgggcaatTTCAATAGTATTGATTTAGGAATGGACAATCTAGATGCACTGGGGAGCCAGTCCACCTTTGCAGAAAGAGCTCACAGTGAATAGGAAATATTGGTAGGCGATGATTTGTATTCATACAGAATTATTACACATTATTTCAACTCACTAGCTGTGTCAGCCATAGACAGCATCCTACTGAGAAAATAAGAGTGGTTTTAATTCAAAAGAACTGTTATATTTGTATTGTATTGGCTTCTATTTGAAATTTAAACTTGATTTTCAGCTTTGGGCACGGCTGGACCTCCATATACTCACAGAAATAAGGACAGCAAGAACATTGTAAAAATCTCTGTGATGTCCAAGAAAAATTGGGTGGGATGTATATTTTAGATGGGAAAAATTATTTAGAAAGAATAAAGTTGATGTTTGCCAATTATTAAATGCCTTCAGCAAGCCAACACCAGAATGAGTTGGAAACCTGCAGTGCCTGTGATTGCATTGTGCCTCTGTACCTGAATATGGAGTGCAGAAATGTTTCTGGTGTTGGGGCTGGGAAGGCTTTCTGCTGCCATGTGGAGACAGTACTTGGAACAGTAGCCAAGGCTCATCCTATGGCTGGTGGTGAGCAAGGGGGATAAGCCAGTGTCATTTGGGCAGGCATCCTGtgccatcacagcagcaggTTCACTACATTTATGCCGCTCCTCTCTCATTGTTTTTGGAGGAAGTGAGAATGCACCCAGATGGCCTGTGTCAGACCAAAAGAACTTCCCAGCCTGTGCTCTTAGCTAGGGAAGTGAGAAAGTCAAGTGACAGCTCACACAATGAATTACCATTGAAAGCAAGCGGTGCTGCCAGTTTCATCAGTGCTATATCATTTCCCATGGTCTTTGGCTTATAATTTCGATGGTATATAATCTTTTCCACTGAATACGTGTGAACCTGGGTATCTTGCTGAGTCACAAAGCCAACTTGCACACTCCATGAGCTCGGTAAGTACAAGCTGAAATGAAGAGATAGGGGAGAGTGAGAAACCTTTAAGAAAACTCTCAGGTTGTCATTTGTCTCCCAAGCTTACAGTCTGATTGATCCTATTAAATTGAACAGGGTCTTGTCATTTACTTAGGAGCTTCTGAGTACTTTAGTACTCAGCAGCCAAGTAAAAATTCCTCCTGAGCCATTAAATCACATGCAACGTAGAGAAATCAGTGATCTGAATTCTAAAGAAATGATTTGACATTTATCAGTTGTTTAAGTTGATTTCCCAGGCAGCTGAGAGTTTCCAGAATTTTTGAAAATTGGGCTGTGTGATTTGAACACTTTTGTGGAAGATCCTTTTTCATAAGGATTTGCACTGGTACAGAAAGGAGAGACAGTTTAAATGCTATTGATAAAGTCCGTGAAATAAGGTTAAGCCAATCTCTTCTGCAGGTTTTTTGAAGATAAAGCACAATGcttgagtcttcttctgcagtATCCCCCAAGATGTGCTGCAAGTAGAGTCAATGGGACACCTGAGTAAGACAATTTAGGGACTTACTCGTAGACACAGTGTGCAGCTGTGATGATCCAACGTGGGGTGATGACAGACCCTCCGCAGAGGTGGTGCCCATGGAACTGCAGGCTGACCTGCCAAGGCCACTGCTGGGGCAAGGATGCATTGCCTCCCACAATCCGTGGCCCATAGCTGGCCCGCATCCCGCATGCTGCCAGAAAGCAAAGGTTACAGTCCTTAGGGGAAACACGGGAATAGTTTTTGTCACCTTAAGAACTCCTATTCCTAACCTCGCCAAGGCCAGGTGGTCCCTGCAGCAGGACCATCTGCAAGTCCATCTCTAACGCCCACTGATTTTCATATCCCAGTTGGAAAACAAGCTCGCATAGAGAGGTATGCATTGAAGTTCAGGAATTAAGGTGGCAAAGAGTTTGAATT of the Gallus gallus isolate bGalGal1 chromosome 1, bGalGal1.mat.broiler.GRCg7b, whole genome shotgun sequence genome contains:
- the TMPRSS3 gene encoding transmembrane protease serine 3 isoform X2; this encodes MTSQEEAQGANPTTGSLEIISITEDGPPVPEIQFSFKRFFSIQVRVDPSADGSGDIEPPSMCQVLISPKYLPYVCALFFVVILAVATGLGVQYNCIGKFRCRSSFKCIQKSARCNGVFNCKEGEDEYGCVRLSGKRAVLQVFTSGSWRTVCSDDWKTEYGNTTCKHLGFSSYVSSGYLPVAAVEKQFQRHFVSLSHWLSVDQVTSLHNATNLREECTSGNVIILKCLACGMRASYGPRIVGGNASLPQQWPWQVSLQFHGHHLCGGSVITPRWIITAAHCVYDLYLPSSWSVQVGFVTQQDTQVHTYSVEKIIYHRNYKPKTMGNDIALMKLAAPLAFNGHIEPICLPNFGEQFPEGKMCWVSGWGATVEGGDTSETMNYAGVPLISNRICNHRDVYGGIITSSMLCAGFLKGGVDTCQGDSGGPLACEDMSIWKLVGTTSFGVGCAEANKPGVYSRTTSFLGWIHEQMEREELQT